In one window of Hymenobacter nivis DNA:
- a CDS encoding O-antigen ligase family protein — protein sequence MKRFFSETRARQLGVFWGTVIIAGIFVSDYVRVLPSIGIAGLFVSGVGYAVAHRRIAQRAHWPLLLSFVLVYGLHVGTALLHVGWANEIFQRDAVLQLPFLLLPVAFLLLPSWLAVHKRVLWLVLIGGCLGAAARTTAYYLLHQDIIDQSYLHSKVMPTVPDHIRFSLLVSMAVLAGLVLTLNKQLAPRLRLATLAGVVLLFLFQHLLAVRSGIVTMYAAGALWLVWLGWQLRHWRVALAGAGLLLLLGGACLLLFPTLQNKIIVTRSDAEQFDSVGAANYYSVTARVYSYNVAWALIKQRPLLGLSKIELESAMARQYHAMYPGIEPAHYLLPHNQFLYNLAAYGVVGLLVFVLGFYYALWEGIRQRNLMLLLMYSIVSLSFMVEYTLETQIGVLIGLFFILLAAAPVAPAGAPGAPVPD from the coding sequence ATGAAGAGGTTTTTTTCTGAAACGAGAGCACGGCAGCTGGGCGTATTTTGGGGCACGGTCATCATCGCCGGAATTTTCGTGTCGGACTACGTGCGGGTGCTGCCGAGCATCGGTATCGCCGGGCTGTTTGTGAGCGGCGTGGGCTACGCTGTGGCCCACCGGCGCATTGCCCAGCGGGCCCACTGGCCCCTGCTGCTGAGCTTCGTGCTGGTTTATGGGCTGCACGTGGGCACGGCGTTGCTGCACGTCGGCTGGGCGAACGAAATTTTCCAGCGCGACGCGGTGCTTCAGCTGCCGTTTTTGCTGCTGCCAGTGGCGTTTTTGCTGTTGCCCAGCTGGTTGGCGGTGCACAAGCGGGTGCTGTGGCTTGTGCTCATCGGCGGTTGCCTGGGGGCCGCGGCCCGGACCACGGCGTACTACCTGCTGCACCAGGACATCATCGACCAGAGCTACTTGCACTCTAAAGTGATGCCCACCGTGCCCGACCACATTCGGTTCAGCCTGCTGGTGAGCATGGCCGTGCTGGCGGGGCTGGTGCTGACGCTGAACAAGCAGCTGGCCCCGCGGCTGCGGCTGGCTACCCTGGCGGGCGTGGTGCTTCTATTTTTGTTCCAGCACCTGCTGGCCGTGCGCAGCGGCATCGTGACAATGTACGCCGCGGGGGCCCTGTGGCTGGTGTGGCTCGGGTGGCAGCTGCGGCACTGGCGCGTAGCGCTGGCCGGGGCCGGGCTGCTGCTGCTGCTAGGGGGGGCGTGCCTGCTGCTGTTTCCCACGCTTCAAAATAAAATCATCGTCACCCGCTCCGACGCCGAGCAGTTCGATTCCGTCGGCGCTGCCAACTACTATTCCGTCACGGCGCGGGTGTATTCGTACAACGTGGCCTGGGCCCTCATCAAGCAGCGCCCGCTGCTGGGCCTGAGCAAGATAGAGCTGGAGTCCGCCATGGCCCGGCAGTACCACGCCATGTACCCGGGCATCGAGCCTGCCCACTACTTGCTGCCGCACAACCAGTTCCTCTACAACCTAGCGGCCTACGGCGTGGTGGGGTTGCTGGTGTTCGTGCTGGGGTTCTACTACGCGCTGTGGGAGGGCATCCGGCAGCGCAACCTCATGCTGCTGCTGATGTACTCGATTGTATCGCTTTCCTTCATGGTCGAGTACACGCTGGAAACGCAGATTGGGGTATTGATTGGCCTGTTTTTCATCCTGCTGGCCGCAGCCCCCGTCGCGCCGGCTGGGGCCCCAGGGGCCCCCGTGCCCGACTAA
- a CDS encoding glycosyltransferase family 9 protein, whose amino-acid sequence MFSYLISRFRQFRRQRRQGGQVAALSQADATALAAQAPPDPARVLVVRNDSIGDYLLYRPWLRQMSAAVRGRGQRLTLVANALWAPLARAWDADVFDELVVVDFGRFAKDLAYRAETLGALGALGFGEIVYPLHAREASVENFIRFLGAPVRVASQSGQQGPWVELINACYTRLLPSTPAVLFEYDRNREFFENWQRGAIKTDAPLVLVPGGTAAAVPLRLPAAVHEAAVAEAAAGPYIVLFPGASARQKRWPTGHFAQLARGLYRHFGARYRLIIAGSAADDAHAQRMVQAAGPGVPLENRCGQTDLPGLAALVAGARLLISNDTVAAHLGAQAGVPLLVLLMGENYGKFFPYPAALLGAPCRCLFPPSQEARFARGDFSTPARDPRIDQIAPARALAAAIELLPSV is encoded by the coding sequence ATGTTCAGCTATTTGATTAGCCGCTTCCGCCAGTTTCGCCGCCAGCGCCGGCAGGGCGGCCAGGTAGCGGCCCTGAGCCAGGCCGACGCCACCGCCCTGGCCGCGCAGGCCCCGCCCGACCCGGCCCGGGTGCTGGTGGTGCGCAACGATTCCATCGGCGACTACCTGCTCTACCGGCCCTGGCTGCGCCAAATGAGCGCCGCGGTGCGCGGCCGCGGCCAGCGCCTCACGCTGGTGGCCAATGCGCTGTGGGCCCCGCTGGCCCGCGCCTGGGACGCTGACGTATTTGACGAGCTGGTGGTGGTGGATTTCGGCCGCTTCGCTAAAGATTTGGCCTACCGCGCCGAAACCCTGGGGGCCCTCGGTGCCCTGGGCTTTGGCGAAATCGTGTACCCGCTCCACGCCCGCGAGGCGTCGGTAGAAAACTTCATCCGGTTCCTGGGGGCCCCCGTGCGCGTGGCCAGCCAGAGCGGGCAGCAGGGCCCCTGGGTGGAACTCATCAACGCGTGCTACACCCGGTTGCTCCCCAGCACGCCGGCCGTGCTGTTCGAGTACGACCGCAACCGCGAGTTCTTTGAAAACTGGCAGCGCGGTGCTATCAAAACCGACGCGCCCCTGGTCCTCGTGCCGGGCGGCACGGCCGCCGCTGTGCCGCTGCGCCTGCCCGCCGCTGTGCACGAAGCGGCGGTGGCTGAGGCGGCCGCGGGGCCCTACATCGTGCTGTTCCCGGGGGCCAGCGCCCGGCAAAAGCGCTGGCCCACCGGGCACTTTGCGCAGCTGGCGCGGGGCCTGTACCGGCACTTTGGGGCCCGGTACCGACTCATCATCGCCGGTAGTGCCGCCGACGATGCCCACGCCCAGCGCATGGTGCAGGCCGCCGGCCCGGGCGTACCTCTGGAAAATCGCTGCGGCCAAACCGATCTGCCCGGGCTGGCTGCGCTGGTGGCTGGGGCCCGGCTGCTCATCAGCAACGATACCGTGGCGGCCCACCTGGGGGCCCAGGCCGGCGTGCCCCTGCTGGTGCTGCTGATGGGCGAGAACTACGGCAAGTTCTTCCCGTACCCCGCTGCTTTGCTGGGGGCCCCGTGCCGGTGCCTGTTCCCGCCCAGCCAGGAGGCCCGCTTCGCCCGAGGTGATTTCAGCACCCCGGCCCGCGACCCGCGCATCGACCAAATCGCGCCCGCCCGGGCGCTAGCCGCCGCCATCGAGCTGCTGCCTTCGGTATAG